A window of Trichoderma atroviride chromosome 3, complete sequence contains these coding sequences:
- a CDS encoding uncharacterized protein (SECRETED:SignalP(1-21)~antiSMASH:Cluster_3.1~CAZy:AA9) — MAQKLSNLFAIALTVATGVVGHGHVNNIVVNGVYYQGYDPTSFPYMPDPPIVVGWTAADTDNGFVSPDAYQTPDIVCHKNGTNAKGHASVKAGDSVLFQWVPVPWPHKSTVVDYLANCNGPCETVDKTTLEFFKIDGIGLLSGGNPGTWGSDVLIGNNNTWVIQIPEDLQTGNYVLRHELIALHSAEQADGAQNYPQCFNLAVTGTGSLQPSGVLATDLYHETDPGILFNIYTSPPYVYYAWSYRRIRPSFKCRPGKLRRDGHQQRHRFRRWRWQQHRRVDQQDYNSREIDDVGHLKSQLFNCCYHAAPRRRNSDLVRPVRRQRLLWPYQMRLASRLHDPESLLCAVP, encoded by the exons ATGGCCCAGAAGCTTTCCAACCTCTTTGCCATCGCACTAACGGTGGCGACTGGCGTTGttggacatggacatgtaAACAACATTGTCGTCAATGGGGTGTACTATCAGGGCTATGATCCAACATCGTTTCCATACATGCCAGATCCGCCCATCGTGGTGGGCTGGACGGCTGCCGATACTGACAACG GCTTTGTTTCACCAGATGCATATCAAACCCCTGATATAGTCTGCCACAAGAATGGCACCAACGCAAAGGGGCACGCATCTGTCAAGGCCGGAGACTCTGTGCTTTTCCAGTGGGTGCCTGTTCCGTGGCCACACAAAAGCACCGTCGTTGACTATTTGGCCAACTGCAATGGCCCCTGCGAGACCGTGGATAAGACTACACTTGAGTTCTTCAAGATTGATGGCATTGGCCTTCTCAGTGGCGGAAACCCAGGCACTTGGGGCTCGGACGTGCTGATCGGCAACAACAATACCTGGGTTATCCAAATTCCCGAGGATCTCCAGACGGGTAACTACGTGTTGCGCCACGAGCTCATCGCCCTACATAGCGCCGAGCAAGCAGACGGCGCCCAGAACTACCCTCAGTGCTTCAACCTCGCTGTCACAGGCACGGGATCGCTGCAGCCCTCTGGCGTTCTAGCGACCGACCTTTACCATGAGACAGACCCTGGTATCCTCTTCAATATCTACACTAGCCCCCCTTACGTATATTATGCCTGGTCCTACCGTCGTATCAGGCCTTCCTTCAAGTGTCGCCCAGGCAAGCTCCGCCGCGACggccaccagcagcgccaccgTTTCcggcggtggcggtggcagcagcaccggAGGGTCGACCAGCAAGACTACAACAGTCGTGAGATCGACGACGTCGGTCACCTCAAAAGCCAGCTCTTCAACTGCTGTTACCACGCCGCCCCCCGCCGGCGGAACTCAGACCTTGTACGGCCAgtgcggcggcagcggctacTCTGGCCCTACCAAATGCGCCTCGCCAGCCGTTTGCACGACCCTGAATCCCTACTATGCGCAGTGCCTTAA
- a CDS encoding uncharacterized protein (EggNog:ENOG41~SECRETED:SignalP(1-28)~CAZy:GH43) encodes MMISSFAKKNLFLSCYFALFGLLAQAKAQNSTYFNPVLPGWHSDPSCAVVDDVFYCVTSTFISFPGLPIYASKDLIDWKLVSHAWNRESQLPGASWGTPDQQNGMYAATIRYHDDQFFVICQYLNAPEGNIGVIFKSSDPFSNSAWSDPVRFKPSNIDPDLFWDDDGKVYSVMAGITLQEIDLETGDLSQPPLSVWNGTGGTYPEGPHLYKKDNWYYLMIAEGGTELNHSITIARSRNIGGPYDSYANNPILTARGTDGYFQTVGHGDLFQDQKGKWWGMCLSTRSGPDWTIYPMGREAVLFPATWNKDEWPILQKVEGRMNGWHLPPRSRDVAGTGPFNDDPDRYDFPLHSSIPANLVYWRVPRQGSFSISSNGLLVVPSRSNLTGVIPASDSDDALALNGRRGLSFIGRRQTHTIFDYAVDLSFSPKEIDQEAGVTIFLTQFNHVDLGLVLLEQNNTANSSLFLRFRTISGGSTADSSLTPLPERWGHGPLRLEIQAPNATHFTLSAMPASEPQKRITVGAASGSLLSGNTGPFTGSLLGIFATCNGAGNEDSCPEGGNAYFQRWRYTGIAQYISNDTAIPT; translated from the coding sequence ATGATGATCTCATCATTCGCCAAGAAGAACTTATTCTTGAGCTGCTATTTCGCGCTCTTCGGTTTGCTGGCGCAAGCAAAAGCACAAAACTCTACCTACTTCAATCCTGTTCTTCCCGGCTGGCACTCAGATCCCTCTTGCGCCGTTGTTGACGATGTGTTCTATTGTGTTACTTCAACATTCATCTCTTTCCCTGGTCTACCCATTTACGCTTCCAAAGACTTGATTGACTGGAAGCTGGTCAGTCACGCCTGGAACCGCGAAAGCCAGCTTCCCGGCGCTAGCTGGGGCACTCCCGATCAGCAGAATGGCATGTATGCAGCTACTATTCGATACCACGACGACCAGTTCTTTGTGATTTGCCAATATTTAAATGCACCAGAGGGTAACATTGGTGTGATATTCAAGAGCTCAGATCCTTTCAGCAATTCTGCTTGGAGTGATCCGGTACGGTTCAAGCCTTCGAATATTGACCCTGACTTGTTCTgggatgatgacggcaaagTTTACTCCGTAATGGCAGGCATCACGCTTCAGGAGATTGATCTTGAGACTGGAGATCTGAGCCAACCGCCTCTGAGTGTTTGGAATGGCACTGGTGGAACGTATCCCGAAGGGCCACACCTTTACAAGAAAGACAACTGGTACTACCTCATGATTGCAGAAGGCGGTACAGAGCTCAATCACTCTATTACAATCGCACGGTCACGGAACATCGGCGGCCCATATGACAGTTATGCCAACAATCCTATCCTTACAGCGCGAGGCACAGACGGATACTTTCAGACCGTTGGTCATGGAGACCTCTTCCAAGATCAGAAGGGCAAGTGGTGGGGAATGTGCTTATCGACACGTTCTGGACCTGACTGGACTATCTATCCCATGGGGCGTGAGGCTGTACTTTTTCCCGCTACATGGAACAAAGATGAGTGGCCAATCTTGCAGAAAGTAGAGGGGCGCATGAATGGATGGCACCTACCACCACGCAGTCGCGATGTAGCTGGGACGGGACCTTTCAACGACGACCCTGATCGATACGACTTTCCTCTTCACAGTTCAATTCCGGCCAATCTTGTCTATTGGCGAGTTCCACGTCAAGGATCTTTTAGTATCTCAAGCAATGGCTTACTGGTGGTACCAAGCCGAAGCAACTTGACCGGTGTTATCCCTGCTTCAGACTCTGATGACGCTCTCGCGCTAAATGGCCGACGAGGTCTCTCTTTCATTGGAAGGCGCCAAACACATACAATTTTCGATTATGCTGTTGATTTATCCTTTTCCCCCAAAGAAATAGATCAAGAGGCCGGGGTGACCATTTTTCTCACACAATTTAATCACGTCGATCTGGGTTTAGTCCTCCTTGAACAAAATAACACAGCCAATTCGAGTCTCTTCCTTCGCTTCAGGACCATCAGTGGAGGCTCCACTGCCGACTCCTCCTTGACGCCGCTACCAGAACGCTGGGGACATGGTCCTTTGCGCCTCGAGATTCAAGCACCAAATGCGACTCATTTCACCTTGTCGGCAATGCCAGCATCAGAACCGCAAAAGAGAATTACTGTGGGCGCAGCCTCAGGATCGCTGCTGAGCGGAAATACGGGTCCATTCACGGGAAGTCTACTTGGTATTTTTGCTACCTGTAATGGAGCTGGGAACGAAGATAGTTGCCCTGAAGGAGGCAATGCTTATTTTCAGCGATGGAGGTACACGGGAATAGCGCAGTACATTTCAAATGATACAGCCATTCCAACATAG